One genomic region from Camelus dromedarius isolate mCamDro1 chromosome 17, mCamDro1.pat, whole genome shotgun sequence encodes:
- the BRPF1 gene encoding peregrin isoform X1, with product MGVDFDVKTFCHNLRATKPPYECPVETCRKVYKSYSGIEYHLYHYDHDNPPPPQQTPLRKHKKKGRQSRPANKQSPSPSEVSQSPGREVMSYAQAQRMVEVDLHGRVHRISIFDNLDVVSEDEEAPEEAPENGSNKENTETPAATPKSGKHKNKEKRKDSNHHHHHNASASTTPKLPEVVYRELEQDTPDAPPRPTSYYRYIEKSAEELDEEVEYDMDEEDYIWLDIMNERRKTEGVSPIPQEIFEYLMDRLEKESYFESHNKGDPNALVDEDAVCCICNDGECQNSNVILFCDMCNLAVHQECYGVPYIPEGQWLCRRCLQSPSRAVDCALCPNKGGAFKQTDDGRWAHVVCALWIPEVCFANTVFLEPIDSIEHIPPARWKLTCYICKQRGSGACIQCHKANCYTAFHVTCAQQAGLYMKMEPVRETGANGTSFSVRKTAYCDIHTPPGSARRLPALSHSEGEEEEDEEEDEGKSWSSEKVKKAKAKSRIKMKKARKILAEKRAAAPVVSVPCIPPHRLSKITNRLTIQRKSQFMQRLHSYWTLKRQSRNGVPLLRRLQTHLQSQRNCDQVGRDSEDKNWALKEQLKSWQRLRHDLERARLLVELIRKREKLKRETIKVQQIAMEMQLTPFLILLRKTLEQLQEKDTGNIFSEPVPLSEVPDYLDHIKKPMDFFTMKQNLEAYRYLNFDDFEEDFNLIVSNCLKYNAKDTIFYRAAVRLREQGGAVLRQARRQAEKMGIDFETGMHIPHSLAGDEAPHHAEDAAEEERLVLLENQKHLPVEEQLKLLLERLDEVNASKQSVGRSRRAKMIKKEMTALRRKLAHQRETGRDGPERHGPSSRGSLTPHPAGCDKDGQTDSAAEESSSQETSKGLGPNMSSTPAHEVGRRTSVLFSKKNPKTAGPPKRPGRPPKNRESQMTPSHGGSPVGPPQLPIMGSLRQRKRGRSPRPSSSSDSDSDKSTEDPPMDLPANGFSGGNQPVKKSFLVYRNDCSLPRSSSDSESSSSSSSSAASDRTSTTPSKQGRGKPSFSRGTFPEDSSEDTSGTENEAYSVGTGRGVGHSSKYARPKPGMPGAQCQGLISPLAADPPPLSHSCEVVRKSLGRGAGWLSEDEDSPLDALDLVWAKCRGYPSYPALIIDPKMPREGMFHHGVPIPVPPLEVLKLGEQMTQEAREHLYLVLFFDNKRTWQWLPRTKLVPLGVNQDLDKEKMLEGRKSNIRKSVQIAYHRALQHRSKVQGEQSSETSDSD from the exons ATGGGGGTGGACTTTGACGTGAAGACTTTCTGCCACAACTTGCGGGCAACTAAGCCGCCCTATGAATGCCCAGTGGAGACCTGCCGCAAGGTCTACAAGAGTTACAGCGGTATTGAGTACCACCTGTACCACTATGACCACGACAACCCACCGCCCCCACAGCAGACTCCACTCCGCAAGCACAAGAAGAAGGGACGCCAGTCACGCCCGGCCAACAAGCAGTCGCCTAGCCCCTCAGAGGTATCCCAGTCACCCGGCCGTGAGGTGATGAGCTACGCACAGGCCCAGCGCATGGTGGAGGTGGACCTGCACGGCCGCGTCCACCGCATCAGCATCTTTGACAACCTGGATGTGGTGTCAGAGGATGAGGAGGCCCCCGAGGAGGCCCCTGAGAACGGCAGCAATAAGGAGAACACCGAGACGCCGGCTGCTACTCCCAAGTCAGGCAAGCATAAGAACAAGGAGAAGCGCAAGGActccaaccaccaccaccaccacaatgcTTCTGCGAGCACCACGCCCAAGCTGCCCGAGGTGGTGTACCGGGAGCTGGAGCAGGACACCCCTGATGCCCCGCCCCGGCCGACCTCTTACTACCG GTACATCGAGAAGTCAGCGGAGGAGCTGGATGAGGAGGTGGAGTATGACATGGACGAGGAGGACTACATCTGGCTGGATATCATGAACGAGCGGCGGAAGACGGAGGGTGTGAGTCCCATTCCACAGGAGATCTTTGAGTACTTAATGGACCGGCTGGAGAAAGAGTCCTACTTTGAGAGCCACAATAAAGGCGACCCCAATGCGCTAGTGGATGAGGATGCTGTGTGCTGTATCTGCAATGATGGTGAGTGCCAGAACAGCAACGTCATCCTCTTCTGTGACATGTGCAACCTGGCTGTGCACCAGGAGTGCTACGGTGTCCCCTACATCCCTGAGGGCCAGTGGTTGTGCCGCCGCTGTCTGCAGTCACCCTCCCGTGCTGTGGACTGCGCCTTGTGCCCCAACAAGGGTGGTGCCTTCAAGCAGACAGATGATGGGCGCTGGGCCCATGTGGTGTGTGCCCTGTGGATCCCTGAGGTCTGCTTTGCCAACACGGTCTTCCTGGAGCCCATCGACAGCATCGAGCACATCCCACCAGCTCGCTGGAAGCTGACCTGCTACATTTGCAAACAGCGGGGCTCAGGGGCCTGCATCCAGTGCCACAAGGCCAACTGCTACACAGCCTTCCATGTGACATGTGCCCAGCAGGCCGGCCTTTACATGAAGATGGAGCCTGTGCGGGAGACAGGTGCTAATGGTACCTCCTTCAGCGTCCGCAAGACTGCCTACTGCGACATCCACACCCCCCCAGGGTCAGCACGCCGCCTGCCTGCCCTGTCCCACagtgagggggaggaggaggaggatgaggaggaggatgagggtaagagctggagctcagagaaggTCAAGAAAGCCAAGGCCAAGTCCCGGATCAAGATGAAGAAGGCGAGGAAGATCCTGGCAGAGAAGCGGGCGGCGGCACCTGTGGTGTCTGTGCCCTGCATCCCGCCACACAG GCTCAGTAAAATCACTAACCGCCTGACCATCCAAAGGAAGAGCCAGTTCATGCAGAGGCTGCACAGCTACTGGACGCTGAAGCGGCAGTCACGGAACGGGGTCCCACTGCTGCGTCGCCTGCAGACGCACCTGCAGTCTCAGAGGAACTGTGACCAAGTCGGG AGAGATTCTGAGGATAAGAACTGGGCCCTCAAAGAACAGCTTAAGTCCTGGCAGCGGCTTCGGCATGACCTGGAGCGAGCACGGCTGCTGGTGGAGCTGATCCGCAAGCGGGAGAAACTCAAAAGGGAGACG ATCAAGGTCCAGCAGATCGCCATGGAGATGCAGCTGACCCCGTTCCTCATCCTCCTTCGAAAAACCTTGGAGCAACTCCAAGAGAAGGATACAGGCAACATCTTCAGCGAGCCGGTCCCTCTGTCTGAG GTGCCTGACTACCTAGACCACATCAAAAAGCCTATGGACTTTTTCACCATGAAGCAGAACTTGGAGGCTTACCGCTACCTGAACTTTGATGATTTTGAGGAGGACTTCAACCTCATCGTCAGCAACTGCCTCAAGTATAATGCCAAGGACACCATCTTCTACCGGGCAGCAGTGCGGCTCCGTGAGCAGGGTGGTGCTGTGCTCCGCCAGGCCCGGCGCCAGGCAGAAAAAATGGGCATTGACTTTGAGACGGGCATGCATATCCCCCACAGCCTGGCTGGAGACGAGGCCCCACACCATGCCGAAGATG cagcagaggaagagaggCTGGTCTTACTGGAGAACCAAAAGCACCTGCCAGTGGAAGAGCAGCTGAAGTTGTTGCTCGAGCGGCTGGATGAGGTGAATGCCAGCAAGCAGAGCGTGGGCCGCTCACGGCGTGCAAAGATGATCAAGAAAGAGATGACGGCCTTGCGGCGGAAGCTAGCCCACCAGCGGGAAACTGGACGGGATGGGCCTGAGCGGCATGGCCCCTCCAGCCGGGGCAGCCTGACACCCCACCCAGCAGGCTGTGACAAGGATGGGCAGACGGACAGTGCCGCCGAGGAGAGCAGCAGCCAGGAGACAAGCAAAG gccTGGGTCCCAACATGTCCTCAACCCCCGCACATGAGGTGGGCAGGAGAACCTCAGTTCTGTTCTCCAAAAAGAACCCGAAGACAGCTGGACCGCCCAAGAGGCCGGGCCGGCCCCCCAAAAACCGGGAGAGCCAGATGACCCCCAGCCACGGAGGCAGTCCTGTGGGGCCCCCCCAGCTCCCCATCATGGGCTCCCTGCGTCAGCGCAAGCGGGGTAGGAGCCCTCGGCCCAGTTCGAGTTCAGACAGCGACAGTGATAAATCCACAGAAGACCCCCCAATGG ACTTACCAGCCAATGGCTTCAGCGGTGGAAACCAGCCAGTAAAGAAGAGTTTCTTGGTATACCGTAATGACTGCAGCCTTCCCCGGAGCAGCTCCGACTCTgagtccagcagcagcagcagcagcagcgctgCCTCAGACCGGACCAG CACAACGCCCTCAAAACAAGGCCGGGGCAAGCCCTCCTTCTCTCGGGGCACATTCCCAGAGGACAGCAGTGAAGACACCTCAGGCACTGAGAATGAGGCCTACTCCGTGGGCACTGGCCGCGGCGTGGGCCACAGCAGTAAGTACGCCCGCCCAAAGCCAGGGATGCCGGGGGCTCAGTGTCAGGGCCTTATCAGCCCCCTGGCTGCTGATCCGCCCCCTCTCTCCCATTCCTGTGAAGTGGTGAGGAAGAGTCTGGGCCGTGGAGCTGGCTGGCTGTCAGAGGATGAGGACTCCCCCCTGGATGCTCTGGACCTGGTGTGGGCCAAATGCCGAGGGTATCCATCGTACCCAGCTCTG ATCATTGATCCAAAGATGCCCCGGGAAGGTATGTTCCACCATGGGGTTCCCATCCCTGTGCCCCCACTGGAGGTGCTGAAACTTGGGGAACAAATGACCCAGGAAGCCCGAGAGCATCTCTACCTCGTCCTCTTCTTTGACAACAAGCGAACCTG GCAGTGGCTGCCCAGGACTAAGCTGGTTCCTCTGGGTGTGAACCAGGATCTCGACAAGGAGAAGATGCTGGAAGGCCGCAAATCCAACATCCGCAAGTCAGTACAGATTGCCTACCACAGGGCTCTGCAGCACCGCAGCAAGGTGCAGGGCGAGCAGAGCAGTGAGACCAGCGATAGTGATTGA
- the BRPF1 gene encoding peregrin isoform X8 — protein MGVDFDVKTFCHNLRATKPPYECPVETCRKVYKSYSGIEYHLYHYDHDNPPPPQQTPLRKHKKKGRQSRPANKQSPSPSEVSQSPGREVMSYAQAQRMVEVDLHGRVHRISIFDNLDVVSEDEEAPEEAPENGSNKENTETPAATPKSGKHKNKEKRKDSNHHHHHNASASTTPKLPEVVYRELEQDTPDAPPRPTSYYRYIEKSAEELDEEVEYDMDEEDYIWLDIMNERRKTEGVSPIPQEIFEYLMDRLEKESYFESHNKGDPNALVDEDAVCCICNDGECQNSNVILFCDMCNLAVHQECYGVPYIPEGQWLCRRCLQSPSRAVDCALCPNKGGAFKQTDDGRWAHVVCALWIPEVCFANTVFLEPIDSIEHIPPARWKLTCYICKQRGSGACIQCHKANCYTAFHVTCAQQAGLYMKMEPVRETGANGTSFSVRKTAYCDIHTPPGSARRLPALSHSEGEEEEDEEEDEGKSWSSEKVKKAKAKSRIKMKKARKILAEKRAAAPVVSVPCIPPHRLSKITNRLTIQRKSQFMQRLHSYWTLKRQSRNGVPLLRRLQTHLQSQRNCDQVGRDSEDKNWALKEQLKSWQRLRHDLERARLLVELIRKREKLKRETIKVQQIAMEMQLTPFLILLRKTLEQLQEKDTGNIFSEPVPLSEVPDYLDHIKKPMDFFTMKQNLEAYRYLNFDDFEEDFNLIVSNCLKYNAKDTIFYRAAVRLREQGGAVLRQARRQAEKMGIDFETGMHIPHSLAGDEAPHHAEDAAEEERLVLLENQKHLPVEEQLKLLLERLDEVNASKQSVGRSRRAKMIKKEMTALRRKLAHQRETGRDGPERHGPSSRGSLTPHPAGCDKDGQTDSAAEESSSQETSKDLPANGFSGGNQPVKKSFLVYRNDCSLPRSSSDSESSSSSSSSAASDRTSTTPSKQGRGKPSFSRGTFPEDSSEDTSGTENEAYSVGTGRGVGHSMVRKSLGRGAGWLSEDEDSPLDALDLVWAKCRGYPSYPALIIDPKMPREGMFHHGVPIPVPPLEVLKLGEQMTQEAREHLYLVLFFDNKRTWQWLPRTKLVPLGVNQDLDKEKMLEGRKSNIRKSVQIAYHRALQHRSKVQGEQSSETSDSD, from the exons ATGGGGGTGGACTTTGACGTGAAGACTTTCTGCCACAACTTGCGGGCAACTAAGCCGCCCTATGAATGCCCAGTGGAGACCTGCCGCAAGGTCTACAAGAGTTACAGCGGTATTGAGTACCACCTGTACCACTATGACCACGACAACCCACCGCCCCCACAGCAGACTCCACTCCGCAAGCACAAGAAGAAGGGACGCCAGTCACGCCCGGCCAACAAGCAGTCGCCTAGCCCCTCAGAGGTATCCCAGTCACCCGGCCGTGAGGTGATGAGCTACGCACAGGCCCAGCGCATGGTGGAGGTGGACCTGCACGGCCGCGTCCACCGCATCAGCATCTTTGACAACCTGGATGTGGTGTCAGAGGATGAGGAGGCCCCCGAGGAGGCCCCTGAGAACGGCAGCAATAAGGAGAACACCGAGACGCCGGCTGCTACTCCCAAGTCAGGCAAGCATAAGAACAAGGAGAAGCGCAAGGActccaaccaccaccaccaccacaatgcTTCTGCGAGCACCACGCCCAAGCTGCCCGAGGTGGTGTACCGGGAGCTGGAGCAGGACACCCCTGATGCCCCGCCCCGGCCGACCTCTTACTACCG GTACATCGAGAAGTCAGCGGAGGAGCTGGATGAGGAGGTGGAGTATGACATGGACGAGGAGGACTACATCTGGCTGGATATCATGAACGAGCGGCGGAAGACGGAGGGTGTGAGTCCCATTCCACAGGAGATCTTTGAGTACTTAATGGACCGGCTGGAGAAAGAGTCCTACTTTGAGAGCCACAATAAAGGCGACCCCAATGCGCTAGTGGATGAGGATGCTGTGTGCTGTATCTGCAATGATGGTGAGTGCCAGAACAGCAACGTCATCCTCTTCTGTGACATGTGCAACCTGGCTGTGCACCAGGAGTGCTACGGTGTCCCCTACATCCCTGAGGGCCAGTGGTTGTGCCGCCGCTGTCTGCAGTCACCCTCCCGTGCTGTGGACTGCGCCTTGTGCCCCAACAAGGGTGGTGCCTTCAAGCAGACAGATGATGGGCGCTGGGCCCATGTGGTGTGTGCCCTGTGGATCCCTGAGGTCTGCTTTGCCAACACGGTCTTCCTGGAGCCCATCGACAGCATCGAGCACATCCCACCAGCTCGCTGGAAGCTGACCTGCTACATTTGCAAACAGCGGGGCTCAGGGGCCTGCATCCAGTGCCACAAGGCCAACTGCTACACAGCCTTCCATGTGACATGTGCCCAGCAGGCCGGCCTTTACATGAAGATGGAGCCTGTGCGGGAGACAGGTGCTAATGGTACCTCCTTCAGCGTCCGCAAGACTGCCTACTGCGACATCCACACCCCCCCAGGGTCAGCACGCCGCCTGCCTGCCCTGTCCCACagtgagggggaggaggaggaggatgaggaggaggatgagggtaagagctggagctcagagaaggTCAAGAAAGCCAAGGCCAAGTCCCGGATCAAGATGAAGAAGGCGAGGAAGATCCTGGCAGAGAAGCGGGCGGCGGCACCTGTGGTGTCTGTGCCCTGCATCCCGCCACACAG GCTCAGTAAAATCACTAACCGCCTGACCATCCAAAGGAAGAGCCAGTTCATGCAGAGGCTGCACAGCTACTGGACGCTGAAGCGGCAGTCACGGAACGGGGTCCCACTGCTGCGTCGCCTGCAGACGCACCTGCAGTCTCAGAGGAACTGTGACCAAGTCGGG AGAGATTCTGAGGATAAGAACTGGGCCCTCAAAGAACAGCTTAAGTCCTGGCAGCGGCTTCGGCATGACCTGGAGCGAGCACGGCTGCTGGTGGAGCTGATCCGCAAGCGGGAGAAACTCAAAAGGGAGACG ATCAAGGTCCAGCAGATCGCCATGGAGATGCAGCTGACCCCGTTCCTCATCCTCCTTCGAAAAACCTTGGAGCAACTCCAAGAGAAGGATACAGGCAACATCTTCAGCGAGCCGGTCCCTCTGTCTGAG GTGCCTGACTACCTAGACCACATCAAAAAGCCTATGGACTTTTTCACCATGAAGCAGAACTTGGAGGCTTACCGCTACCTGAACTTTGATGATTTTGAGGAGGACTTCAACCTCATCGTCAGCAACTGCCTCAAGTATAATGCCAAGGACACCATCTTCTACCGGGCAGCAGTGCGGCTCCGTGAGCAGGGTGGTGCTGTGCTCCGCCAGGCCCGGCGCCAGGCAGAAAAAATGGGCATTGACTTTGAGACGGGCATGCATATCCCCCACAGCCTGGCTGGAGACGAGGCCCCACACCATGCCGAAGATG cagcagaggaagagaggCTGGTCTTACTGGAGAACCAAAAGCACCTGCCAGTGGAAGAGCAGCTGAAGTTGTTGCTCGAGCGGCTGGATGAGGTGAATGCCAGCAAGCAGAGCGTGGGCCGCTCACGGCGTGCAAAGATGATCAAGAAAGAGATGACGGCCTTGCGGCGGAAGCTAGCCCACCAGCGGGAAACTGGACGGGATGGGCCTGAGCGGCATGGCCCCTCCAGCCGGGGCAGCCTGACACCCCACCCAGCAGGCTGTGACAAGGATGGGCAGACGGACAGTGCCGCCGAGGAGAGCAGCAGCCAGGAGACAAGCAAAG ACTTACCAGCCAATGGCTTCAGCGGTGGAAACCAGCCAGTAAAGAAGAGTTTCTTGGTATACCGTAATGACTGCAGCCTTCCCCGGAGCAGCTCCGACTCTgagtccagcagcagcagcagcagcagcgctgCCTCAGACCGGACCAG CACAACGCCCTCAAAACAAGGCCGGGGCAAGCCCTCCTTCTCTCGGGGCACATTCCCAGAGGACAGCAGTGAAGACACCTCAGGCACTGAGAATGAGGCCTACTCCGTGGGCACTGGCCGCGGCGTGGGCCACAGCA TGGTGAGGAAGAGTCTGGGCCGTGGAGCTGGCTGGCTGTCAGAGGATGAGGACTCCCCCCTGGATGCTCTGGACCTGGTGTGGGCCAAATGCCGAGGGTATCCATCGTACCCAGCTCTG ATCATTGATCCAAAGATGCCCCGGGAAGGTATGTTCCACCATGGGGTTCCCATCCCTGTGCCCCCACTGGAGGTGCTGAAACTTGGGGAACAAATGACCCAGGAAGCCCGAGAGCATCTCTACCTCGTCCTCTTCTTTGACAACAAGCGAACCTG GCAGTGGCTGCCCAGGACTAAGCTGGTTCCTCTGGGTGTGAACCAGGATCTCGACAAGGAGAAGATGCTGGAAGGCCGCAAATCCAACATCCGCAAGTCAGTACAGATTGCCTACCACAGGGCTCTGCAGCACCGCAGCAAGGTGCAGGGCGAGCAGAGCAGTGAGACCAGCGATAGTGATTGA
- the BRPF1 gene encoding peregrin isoform X3 — protein sequence MGVDFDVKTFCHNLRATKPPYECPVETCRKVYKSYSGIEYHLYHYDHDNPPPPQQTPLRKHKKKGRQSRPANKQSPSPSEVSQSPGREVMSYAQAQRMVEVDLHGRVHRISIFDNLDVVSEDEEAPEEAPENGSNKENTETPAATPKSGKHKNKEKRKDSNHHHHHNASASTTPKLPEVVYRELEQDTPDAPPRPTSYYRYIEKSAEELDEEVEYDMDEEDYIWLDIMNERRKTEGVSPIPQEIFEYLMDRLEKESYFESHNKGDPNALVDEDAVCCICNDGECQNSNVILFCDMCNLAVHQECYGVPYIPEGQWLCRRCLQSPSRAVDCALCPNKGGAFKQTDDGRWAHVVCALWIPEVCFANTVFLEPIDSIEHIPPARWKLTCYICKQRGSGACIQCHKANCYTAFHVTCAQQAGLYMKMEPVRETGANGTSFSVRKTAYCDIHTPPGSARRLPALSHSEGEEEEDEEEDEGKSWSSEKVKKAKAKSRIKMKKARKILAEKRAAAPVVSVPCIPPHRLSKITNRLTIQRKSQFMQRLHSYWTLKRQSRNGVPLLRRLQTHLQSQRNCDQVGRDSEDKNWALKEQLKSWQRLRHDLERARLLVELIRKREKLKRETIKVQQIAMEMQLTPFLILLRKTLEQLQEKDTGNIFSEPVPLSEVTELDEVPDYLDHIKKPMDFFTMKQNLEAYRYLNFDDFEEDFNLIVSNCLKYNAKDTIFYRAAVRLREQGGAVLRQARRQAEKMGIDFETGMHIPHSLAGDEAPHHAEDAAEEERLVLLENQKHLPVEEQLKLLLERLDEVNASKQSVGRSRRAKMIKKEMTALRRKLAHQRETGRDGPERHGPSSRGSLTPHPAGCDKDGQTDSAAEESSSQETSKGLGPNMSSTPAHEVGRRTSVLFSKKNPKTAGPPKRPGRPPKNRESQMTPSHGGSPVGPPQLPIMGSLRQRKRGRSPRPSSSSDSDSDKSTEDPPMDLPANGFSGGNQPVKKSFLVYRNDCSLPRSSSDSESSSSSSSSAASDRTSTTPSKQGRGKPSFSRGTFPEDSSEDTSGTENEAYSVGTGRGVGHSMVRKSLGRGAGWLSEDEDSPLDALDLVWAKCRGYPSYPALIIDPKMPREGMFHHGVPIPVPPLEVLKLGEQMTQEAREHLYLVLFFDNKRTWQWLPRTKLVPLGVNQDLDKEKMLEGRKSNIRKSVQIAYHRALQHRSKVQGEQSSETSDSD from the exons ATGGGGGTGGACTTTGACGTGAAGACTTTCTGCCACAACTTGCGGGCAACTAAGCCGCCCTATGAATGCCCAGTGGAGACCTGCCGCAAGGTCTACAAGAGTTACAGCGGTATTGAGTACCACCTGTACCACTATGACCACGACAACCCACCGCCCCCACAGCAGACTCCACTCCGCAAGCACAAGAAGAAGGGACGCCAGTCACGCCCGGCCAACAAGCAGTCGCCTAGCCCCTCAGAGGTATCCCAGTCACCCGGCCGTGAGGTGATGAGCTACGCACAGGCCCAGCGCATGGTGGAGGTGGACCTGCACGGCCGCGTCCACCGCATCAGCATCTTTGACAACCTGGATGTGGTGTCAGAGGATGAGGAGGCCCCCGAGGAGGCCCCTGAGAACGGCAGCAATAAGGAGAACACCGAGACGCCGGCTGCTACTCCCAAGTCAGGCAAGCATAAGAACAAGGAGAAGCGCAAGGActccaaccaccaccaccaccacaatgcTTCTGCGAGCACCACGCCCAAGCTGCCCGAGGTGGTGTACCGGGAGCTGGAGCAGGACACCCCTGATGCCCCGCCCCGGCCGACCTCTTACTACCG GTACATCGAGAAGTCAGCGGAGGAGCTGGATGAGGAGGTGGAGTATGACATGGACGAGGAGGACTACATCTGGCTGGATATCATGAACGAGCGGCGGAAGACGGAGGGTGTGAGTCCCATTCCACAGGAGATCTTTGAGTACTTAATGGACCGGCTGGAGAAAGAGTCCTACTTTGAGAGCCACAATAAAGGCGACCCCAATGCGCTAGTGGATGAGGATGCTGTGTGCTGTATCTGCAATGATGGTGAGTGCCAGAACAGCAACGTCATCCTCTTCTGTGACATGTGCAACCTGGCTGTGCACCAGGAGTGCTACGGTGTCCCCTACATCCCTGAGGGCCAGTGGTTGTGCCGCCGCTGTCTGCAGTCACCCTCCCGTGCTGTGGACTGCGCCTTGTGCCCCAACAAGGGTGGTGCCTTCAAGCAGACAGATGATGGGCGCTGGGCCCATGTGGTGTGTGCCCTGTGGATCCCTGAGGTCTGCTTTGCCAACACGGTCTTCCTGGAGCCCATCGACAGCATCGAGCACATCCCACCAGCTCGCTGGAAGCTGACCTGCTACATTTGCAAACAGCGGGGCTCAGGGGCCTGCATCCAGTGCCACAAGGCCAACTGCTACACAGCCTTCCATGTGACATGTGCCCAGCAGGCCGGCCTTTACATGAAGATGGAGCCTGTGCGGGAGACAGGTGCTAATGGTACCTCCTTCAGCGTCCGCAAGACTGCCTACTGCGACATCCACACCCCCCCAGGGTCAGCACGCCGCCTGCCTGCCCTGTCCCACagtgagggggaggaggaggaggatgaggaggaggatgagggtaagagctggagctcagagaaggTCAAGAAAGCCAAGGCCAAGTCCCGGATCAAGATGAAGAAGGCGAGGAAGATCCTGGCAGAGAAGCGGGCGGCGGCACCTGTGGTGTCTGTGCCCTGCATCCCGCCACACAG GCTCAGTAAAATCACTAACCGCCTGACCATCCAAAGGAAGAGCCAGTTCATGCAGAGGCTGCACAGCTACTGGACGCTGAAGCGGCAGTCACGGAACGGGGTCCCACTGCTGCGTCGCCTGCAGACGCACCTGCAGTCTCAGAGGAACTGTGACCAAGTCGGG AGAGATTCTGAGGATAAGAACTGGGCCCTCAAAGAACAGCTTAAGTCCTGGCAGCGGCTTCGGCATGACCTGGAGCGAGCACGGCTGCTGGTGGAGCTGATCCGCAAGCGGGAGAAACTCAAAAGGGAGACG ATCAAGGTCCAGCAGATCGCCATGGAGATGCAGCTGACCCCGTTCCTCATCCTCCTTCGAAAAACCTTGGAGCAACTCCAAGAGAAGGATACAGGCAACATCTTCAGCGAGCCGGTCCCTCTGTCTGAGGTAACCGAATTGGACGAA GTGCCTGACTACCTAGACCACATCAAAAAGCCTATGGACTTTTTCACCATGAAGCAGAACTTGGAGGCTTACCGCTACCTGAACTTTGATGATTTTGAGGAGGACTTCAACCTCATCGTCAGCAACTGCCTCAAGTATAATGCCAAGGACACCATCTTCTACCGGGCAGCAGTGCGGCTCCGTGAGCAGGGTGGTGCTGTGCTCCGCCAGGCCCGGCGCCAGGCAGAAAAAATGGGCATTGACTTTGAGACGGGCATGCATATCCCCCACAGCCTGGCTGGAGACGAGGCCCCACACCATGCCGAAGATG cagcagaggaagagaggCTGGTCTTACTGGAGAACCAAAAGCACCTGCCAGTGGAAGAGCAGCTGAAGTTGTTGCTCGAGCGGCTGGATGAGGTGAATGCCAGCAAGCAGAGCGTGGGCCGCTCACGGCGTGCAAAGATGATCAAGAAAGAGATGACGGCCTTGCGGCGGAAGCTAGCCCACCAGCGGGAAACTGGACGGGATGGGCCTGAGCGGCATGGCCCCTCCAGCCGGGGCAGCCTGACACCCCACCCAGCAGGCTGTGACAAGGATGGGCAGACGGACAGTGCCGCCGAGGAGAGCAGCAGCCAGGAGACAAGCAAAG gccTGGGTCCCAACATGTCCTCAACCCCCGCACATGAGGTGGGCAGGAGAACCTCAGTTCTGTTCTCCAAAAAGAACCCGAAGACAGCTGGACCGCCCAAGAGGCCGGGCCGGCCCCCCAAAAACCGGGAGAGCCAGATGACCCCCAGCCACGGAGGCAGTCCTGTGGGGCCCCCCCAGCTCCCCATCATGGGCTCCCTGCGTCAGCGCAAGCGGGGTAGGAGCCCTCGGCCCAGTTCGAGTTCAGACAGCGACAGTGATAAATCCACAGAAGACCCCCCAATGG ACTTACCAGCCAATGGCTTCAGCGGTGGAAACCAGCCAGTAAAGAAGAGTTTCTTGGTATACCGTAATGACTGCAGCCTTCCCCGGAGCAGCTCCGACTCTgagtccagcagcagcagcagcagcagcgctgCCTCAGACCGGACCAG CACAACGCCCTCAAAACAAGGCCGGGGCAAGCCCTCCTTCTCTCGGGGCACATTCCCAGAGGACAGCAGTGAAGACACCTCAGGCACTGAGAATGAGGCCTACTCCGTGGGCACTGGCCGCGGCGTGGGCCACAGCA TGGTGAGGAAGAGTCTGGGCCGTGGAGCTGGCTGGCTGTCAGAGGATGAGGACTCCCCCCTGGATGCTCTGGACCTGGTGTGGGCCAAATGCCGAGGGTATCCATCGTACCCAGCTCTG ATCATTGATCCAAAGATGCCCCGGGAAGGTATGTTCCACCATGGGGTTCCCATCCCTGTGCCCCCACTGGAGGTGCTGAAACTTGGGGAACAAATGACCCAGGAAGCCCGAGAGCATCTCTACCTCGTCCTCTTCTTTGACAACAAGCGAACCTG GCAGTGGCTGCCCAGGACTAAGCTGGTTCCTCTGGGTGTGAACCAGGATCTCGACAAGGAGAAGATGCTGGAAGGCCGCAAATCCAACATCCGCAAGTCAGTACAGATTGCCTACCACAGGGCTCTGCAGCACCGCAGCAAGGTGCAGGGCGAGCAGAGCAGTGAGACCAGCGATAGTGATTGA